Proteins encoded together in one Gammaproteobacteria bacterium window:
- the rpmG gene encoding 50S ribosomal protein L33 — MAKSAREKIKLVSSAETGHFYTTTKNKRTKPEKMEIMKFDPVVRKHVVYKEAKIK; from the coding sequence ATGGCGAAGAGCGCACGCGAAAAGATCAAACTGGTGTCCAGTGCCGAAACCGGCCACTTCTACACCACCACCAAGAACAAACGGACCAAGCCCGAGAAGATGGAGATCATGAAATTCGATCCCGTCGTCCGCAAGCATGTTGTCTATAAAGAAGCCAAGATCAAGTAA
- the rpmB gene encoding 50S ribosomal protein L28, with amino-acid sequence MSRICQVTGKRPQVGNNVSHANNKTKRRFLPNLHTHRFWVEEEGRFIKLCVSNHGLRIIDKQGIKTVLDGIRARGESI; translated from the coding sequence ATGTCGAGAATCTGTCAGGTCACGGGCAAGCGCCCCCAGGTTGGAAACAACGTTTCCCACGCCAATAACAAAACCAAGCGCCGCTTCCTACCCAACCTTCATACCCACCGTTTCTGGGTTGAAGAAGAAGGCCGCTTTATCAAACTGTGTGTTTCTAACCACGGCCTGCGCATCATCGACAAGCAAGGTATCAAAACCGTGCTCGACGGCATCCGCGCCCGCGGCGAAAGCATTTAA
- the radC gene encoding DNA repair protein RadC gives MPITDWPDAERPREKLLERGPSSLSDAELLAIFLRTGIPGKTAVDLARDLLDEYGGLRALLEADRKGFCRAKGLGDAKYAQLQATMEMARRHLGETLQRGDALSNPEDTRRYLSAKLRHYPHEVFACLFLDTRLRVIRFEELFFGTLDGASVHPREVVKKALSHNASAVILAHNHPSGVAEPSQADLSLTRRLKEALALVDIRVLDHLIIGDGPATSLAERGLM, from the coding sequence ATGCCCATCACCGACTGGCCGGACGCCGAACGTCCCCGTGAAAAACTGCTGGAGCGTGGTCCCAGCTCACTTTCCGATGCTGAACTGCTCGCGATTTTCTTGCGCACCGGCATCCCCGGCAAGACCGCCGTCGACCTCGCCCGCGACCTGCTCGACGAATACGGTGGCCTGCGTGCCCTGCTCGAAGCCGACCGCAAGGGTTTCTGCCGCGCCAAAGGCCTCGGCGATGCCAAGTACGCGCAGCTGCAAGCCACGATGGAAATGGCTCGCCGTCACCTCGGCGAGACCCTGCAGCGCGGCGACGCCCTCAGCAACCCGGAAGACACGCGCCGCTACCTCAGCGCCAAGCTCCGCCACTACCCGCACGAAGTCTTCGCCTGCCTGTTTCTCGACACCCGCCTGCGGGTGATCCGTTTCGAAGAGCTATTCTTCGGCACCCTCGACGGCGCCAGCGTCCATCCGCGCGAAGTGGTGAAGAAAGCCCTCAGCCACAACGCCTCTGCCGTCATCCTTGCCCACAACCACCCCTCTGGCGTAGCCGAACCCAGCCAAGCCGACCTCAGCCTCACCCGCCGCCTCAAAGAGGCGCTGGCCTTGGTCGACATTCGGGTGCTGGATCACCTGATCATCGGCGACGGCCCCGCAACTTCTCTCGCCGAGCGGGGCTTGATGTAA
- the coaBC gene encoding bifunctional phosphopantothenoylcysteine decarboxylase/phosphopantothenate--cysteine ligase CoaBC, which produces MVRQWYFIELGLASRGGLFLSEISTQGVSGRRILIGVSGGVAAYKSAELVRRLRQAGAEVRVMMTPSAMQFITPLTLQALSGKPVHTQLLDPAAEAGMGHIELARWAEAILIVPATANVIARLAQGMADDLLTTVCLASEVPLLVAPAMNRVMWDHPATRANCATLQQRGVRLLGPAAGEQACGEIGMGRMLEPEQLLQALAALWQHGPLAGLKVVVTAGPTREAIDPVRFISNRSSGKMGYAVAAAAAAAGADVVLVSGPTALPVPEGVRRVAVETAAQMHDAVLAEIAGSAIFIAAAAVADYRPQQVAENKIKKQTGEMQLALAPTVDIVSAVAQSAVRPSFVVGFAAETNELEKHARDKLTRKKLDLVAANWVGGETGFDSEHNALEIFWNGGQRRIERADKQTVARELITVIAERYHVKNPSKNS; this is translated from the coding sequence ATGGTCCGGCAATGGTATTTTATTGAGCTTGGATTGGCGAGTAGGGGGGGCTTATTTTTGTCTGAGATCAGTACCCAAGGCGTGAGCGGGCGACGCATCCTGATTGGGGTGAGCGGCGGCGTTGCGGCGTACAAGAGTGCCGAGCTGGTGCGCCGTTTGCGCCAGGCCGGGGCTGAGGTGCGGGTGATGATGACGCCGTCGGCGATGCAGTTCATCACGCCGCTGACCTTGCAGGCGCTGTCCGGCAAGCCGGTGCATACCCAATTGCTGGACCCGGCGGCCGAGGCGGGAATGGGCCATATCGAGCTGGCGCGCTGGGCGGAGGCGATTTTGATCGTGCCCGCGACGGCGAATGTCATCGCCCGGTTGGCGCAGGGCATGGCCGATGATTTGCTGACCACGGTGTGTCTGGCGAGCGAGGTACCGTTATTAGTAGCGCCGGCGATGAATCGCGTGATGTGGGATCACCCGGCGACACGGGCCAATTGCGCGACTCTGCAACAGCGTGGCGTGCGGCTACTTGGCCCGGCGGCGGGTGAACAGGCCTGCGGCGAGATAGGCATGGGCCGGATGCTGGAGCCGGAACAATTGCTGCAGGCATTGGCGGCATTGTGGCAACACGGGCCGCTGGCCGGATTGAAGGTGGTGGTGACTGCCGGGCCGACGCGCGAGGCGATCGACCCCGTGCGTTTTATCAGCAACCGCAGTTCCGGCAAGATGGGCTATGCGGTGGCTGCCGCAGCAGCGGCGGCGGGTGCCGATGTGGTGTTGGTGTCGGGGCCGACGGCTTTGCCAGTGCCGGAGGGCGTGCGTCGTGTGGCGGTAGAAACAGCGGCGCAGATGCACGATGCGGTGTTGGCCGAGATTGCAGGCAGCGCGATTTTTATTGCGGCAGCGGCGGTGGCAGATTATCGGCCACAGCAGGTTGCCGAGAACAAGATCAAAAAACAAACTGGCGAGATGCAATTGGCATTGGCGCCGACGGTGGATATCGTCAGCGCCGTGGCACAATCGGCAGTACGCCCAAGTTTTGTGGTTGGCTTCGCGGCAGAAACTAATGAATTGGAAAAACATGCGCGCGACAAATTAACGCGCAAGAAACTTGATCTGGTCGCGGCCAACTGGGTGGGCGGTGAGACCGGTTTTGATTCCGAGCATAATGCGTTAGAGATTTTTTGGAATGGCGGTCAACGCCGTATCGAACGCGCGGACAAACAAACCGTGGCGCGGGAATTAATCACAGTCATTGCAGAGAGATATCATGTCAAAAATCCAAGTAAAAATTCTTGA
- the dut gene encoding dUTP diphosphatase — MSKIQVKILDSRIGKELPLPQYATGGSAGMDLRACVEAPLILNPGECQLIPTGIAIHIGDPGLAAVLLPRSGLGHKNGIVLGNLVGLIDSDYQGQLMVSCWNRGKEPFTVNIGERIAQMVFVPVVQAAFEVVDDFESSQRGVGGFGHTGRH; from the coding sequence ATGTCAAAAATCCAAGTAAAAATTCTTGATTCACGAATTGGTAAAGAGTTGCCGTTGCCGCAATACGCCACGGGCGGTTCGGCAGGGATGGACTTGCGTGCCTGTGTTGAAGCGCCATTGATACTGAACCCGGGTGAATGTCAGTTGATCCCGACCGGTATCGCGATTCATATCGGTGATCCAGGTCTGGCGGCGGTGTTATTGCCGCGTTCGGGATTGGGGCATAAAAACGGTATCGTGCTCGGCAATCTCGTCGGCTTGATCGATTCCGATTATCAAGGACAGTTGATGGTGTCATGCTGGAATCGCGGCAAGGAACCGTTCACTGTGAATATTGGTGAGCGCATTGCGCAAATGGTGTTTGTGCCGGTGGTGCAGGCAGCCTTTGAAGTTGTCGATGATTTCGAGAGCAGTCAACGCGGTGTGGGTGGGTTTGGACACACTGGGCGTCATTAA
- a CDS encoding phosphomannomutase/phosphoglucomutase, producing MSIGKCSGLSQEIFLAYDIRGVVGKTLTPEIVYDIGRAIGSEAWKRGEQTLVVGRDGRLSSPQLADALIAGLRASGRNVINLGQAPTPLLYFATHYLSARSGVMVTGSHNPADYNGLKVVLKGDTLTEDDIQGLYQRIVKKDFTEGAGNLSAQNLVADYIARVCADVHLQRPLKVVVDCGNGVSGELALALLRNLGCEVIALYCDVDGQFPNHHPDPSQPENLRDLMAAVKRNHVDVGLAFDGDGDRLGVIDSRGQIIWPDRQLMLYAIEILKSNPGAQIIYDVKCSRNLQSVIAGYGGRPLMWRSGHSVLKAKLKESKALLAGEMSGHVFFNDRWFGFDDACYTAARLLEILSASDRSSAEVFALIPDAISTPELRLDLAEGAHYAFMERLKKEAKFPDAELITIDGVRAEFADGWGLVRASNTTPCLTLRFEADNTAALERIKQLFRKVLSGLDSSLKLPF from the coding sequence ATGTCTATAGGAAAGTGCAGCGGGTTGTCGCAGGAAATATTTCTCGCCTATGACATTCGAGGTGTTGTTGGTAAGACGCTGACTCCGGAGATTGTCTACGACATCGGTCGTGCAATTGGTAGCGAAGCATGGAAGCGAGGCGAACAAACGCTGGTGGTGGGGCGTGATGGCCGCCTGTCGAGCCCACAATTGGCGGATGCCCTGATCGCAGGTTTGCGCGCCAGTGGCCGCAATGTGATCAATCTGGGGCAGGCGCCGACGCCGTTGCTTTACTTTGCAACGCATTATTTGAGTGCCCGTTCCGGGGTGATGGTCACGGGTAGTCACAATCCGGCAGACTACAATGGGCTGAAGGTGGTACTTAAGGGCGACACGCTGACAGAGGATGACATTCAAGGCCTGTATCAACGCATTGTTAAGAAAGATTTTACCGAAGGCGCTGGAAATTTAAGTGCCCAAAATTTGGTGGCCGATTATATTGCCCGCGTCTGTGCCGATGTGCATTTGCAACGGCCGCTGAAGGTGGTGGTCGATTGCGGTAACGGCGTGTCAGGGGAGCTGGCACTCGCATTGTTGCGCAATCTTGGATGTGAGGTGATTGCCCTTTATTGCGATGTCGACGGCCAGTTTCCGAATCACCATCCTGATCCCAGCCAACCTGAAAATCTGCGTGATTTGATGGCTGCCGTTAAACGCAATCATGTGGATGTCGGGCTTGCCTTTGACGGCGATGGTGATCGCCTGGGTGTTATCGATTCGCGGGGGCAGATTATTTGGCCAGACCGGCAGTTGATGCTGTATGCCATTGAGATTCTAAAATCGAATCCCGGCGCGCAAATTATTTATGATGTGAAATGTAGTCGTAATTTGCAGAGTGTGATTGCCGGGTATGGCGGGCGTCCTTTGATGTGGCGGTCGGGTCATTCTGTATTGAAGGCGAAACTCAAGGAAAGTAAAGCATTGCTGGCCGGCGAAATGAGCGGCCATGTCTTCTTTAATGATCGTTGGTTTGGTTTTGATGACGCCTGTTACACTGCGGCACGTCTGCTTGAGATCTTGAGCGCTTCGGATCGCTCTTCGGCAGAAGTGTTTGCCTTGATTCCGGATGCGATCAGTACGCCAGAGTTGCGGCTGGATCTGGCAGAAGGTGCGCACTATGCTTTCATGGAGCGCTTAAAGAAAGAGGCGAAGTTTCCTGATGCCGAGTTGATCACCATTGATGGCGTGCGCGCAGAGTTTGCCGACGGCTGGGGCTTGGTTCGCGCGTCAAACACGACGCCGTGCCTGACATTACGCTTTGAAGCGGATAACACCGCAGCGTTGGAAAGAATCAAGCAGTTGTTCCGGAAGGTGTTGTCCGGACTGGATTCTTCCCTGAAATTACCGTTTTAA